TACTGAATGTCTGTTGATCCTGGACAGAGGATGTAGTATACTGTATGGATTGTAAACTCCTCAGAGAAAAAGTTTGTGATTTTGAGCTACTGTTAATAAACTTGACTCACACATCAGCAAGTTTAACAATATGCTGATTGATTTTCATACAGTGTGGAAATTAATAGAAACCAATGGATGCCTGGAAAAACATGCgcatttcaaaaacacatcagcattGTTTGCAAAATGGTCAGTTGTGGTGTATCATAcattatttacaataaaaacatactaaaatatatatatatatatatatatatatatatatgtgtggtCTGGTCCTTTATTCTTGTCTCTGCAGTGTATGAACTGGAGCTGGTACTTAAGCAGTGAACTGTTATGAATTATACTGCATCAGTGTGTCTTTAATGTGACTTCTCTGTTGTAACTCCCCTGTCATGAAGTCCACGTGTGGacagttaaacacacaactcCACCAGCTTTATCTGTGACACACTGAAGCTGTAAATACTGTGGTCTTCGTAATCCTTAACACTGTTTTGGGTTGTGATTTGTGAAATGTGCAGTTTGTTGGAGTCCACTGAAGCCATTGTCATTTTTGGTGAACCGTCCGGTAATGTGGCCCTTACATGCTGCACGTGGACCCACACCTCAGGTATCTGTACTGTTTAATGTGTGTCCGCTGCAGCTTTAGCTGGCCTGATTTCTGCAGCTGAGACAAACTGACCTGTTATTTGTATTTCATCATCCACTTTAAATATTAGACATTGGCGCAAGCAAACAAATCTATAAAGTAACTGAACCTCTTAATTCTGACTGCGTatcttctgtttatttatgtattactATTACTCACTGTTGTTCACTgatgtttagagctgcaatgattaaacaattagtcgatcgacagaacATTAATCGTGAACTATTGATATTGATaatctgtcatttgttttgagAGACAAGCTtgttaaatgtcaatattttctggtttctttagtctttatgTTAGAAAGCtctggactgttggttgggacaaaacaagacattttaggtttaatcttgggctttaggaaatggtaattgacttttttcatttctaggcatttcatagaccaaacaaccaatttattaattgagaaaataattgacagattaatcaataatcgttagttgcagctctggaTGAAAGAGGGTATTCTCAGTGGATAAGTTGTGTAAAGTCATCTCTAGAGAAAGACAACAGGTTTACCACAGATAATTTCtttcatctgtattttaaaaagattacttttttccattttttcttcaaattttaACTACATGGCACTACATGGCATGCTGTAGACAGACCAAAGGAAactcacaaaagaaaaaaaacacactgagaaCCGAAACCTTGTGGAACATAAGCTCATCAGGATTTCGGCTCATTATAGGATTGAGAATCTTGTCCAAGGAGACTGAGTTCATACCTTTCTTGTAGGCGCAGCCCTGGCAGTAATGTGACCCAGACTGATGCACTGAGCTCTTGCAGATCCTACAGGTTGCAAAGCCCGTCTTGCTGTAAGGGTCAAACCTGTGAGGAAGATGCATTAGAGATCCATCACTGAGGATAAACTAATATGTTTTTCAGCCTTGTTGGCAGCACAGCTCAAGGGAATAAACGAACATGCTGAATGCTAATGTGCAACCATCAGAGTGAGTGGATGAAAACTACTTTTGTGTGACCTCTTGTAGagagaacagagacaaaaatgGTAATATTCCCTCACAAACAAAGTACAGAGTCACATGAAATAACACTTTGATTTAGAGTCGGTCTTTGTCGAGCTACTCACCTGGCTTTCTTAGAAGTCAGcatcttgttttcatttagctTGCGCCCACCGCTCTCTAGGATAAAGATAAACATGATCATCTAAGTAACATTACATCACAATatgtcacaaaaaaacaaacaaaagaaacacagaaatttCAAATAGTTTGAAAGATTTGTATGTATGATTTC
This sequence is a window from Thunnus albacares chromosome 20, fThuAlb1.1, whole genome shotgun sequence. Protein-coding genes within it:
- the cript gene encoding cysteine-rich PDZ-binding protein, which encodes MVCEKCEKKLGKVITPDTWKDGARNTTESGGRKLNENKMLTSKKARFDPYSKTGFATCRICKSSVHQSGSHYCQGCAYKKGICAMCGKKVLDTKNYKQTSV